The proteins below come from a single Sorghum bicolor cultivar BTx623 chromosome 4, Sorghum_bicolor_NCBIv3, whole genome shotgun sequence genomic window:
- the LOC8066184 gene encoding pentatricopeptide repeat-containing protein At2g18520, mitochondrial gives MAALATLLRHGRRTHAHGRRLSSALSTTTGGTDPGATPFSDAKRQLRRERDPDRVVSILDAIDTASISAASTRHALSLAARRLSLSRRFAEAEALLSSHLTASNTETHLAAVLCCYAAANLPEKAIDAFRSAAPSLPAPISPLPFNALLSTFVRCRRYRRVPVLFAELSKEFSITPDATSYAILVKAYCMNRDDAKAKQVLDLMREQGISPTASIYTSLIDSMYKRKMTNEAESLWKEMVESGCEPDVVTYNVKALYYMAHGKPEEVIEVMTEMEAAGLKPNTITYNYLMISYCKSGKLEDAKVLYHSLAEKGCSADAYTYKHMLAELCAHGDFDAGLGIFKDSLKKRKVPDFRTMKRLVEGLAKGGRVADAKEVIAEVKNMFPENLLSGWKKVEKELGLDSDSGGTPQSEVTSGETVAEVRPDAAETEALELEGSATEETAVSEESSDDEASVPEASSSEEVPQGRA, from the coding sequence ATGGCTGCGCTCGCGACGCTCCTCCGCCACGGCCGCCGCACCCACGCCCACGGCCGCCGCCTCTCCAGTGCGCTCTCCACCACCACCGGCGGCACCGACCCCGGCGCCACGCCGTTCTCGGACGCCAAGCGGCAACTCCGCCGCGAGCGCGATCCGGACCGCGTGGTCTCCATCCTCGACGCCATCGACACGGCGTCCATCTCCGCTGCCTCCACCCGGCACGCGCTCTCCCTGGCGGCGCGCCGCCTTTCCCTCTCCCGCCGCTTCGCTGAAGCGGAGGCCCTCCTCTCCTCCCATCTCACCGCGTCCAACACCGAGACCCACCTCGCCGCCGTCCTGTGCTGCTACGCCGCCGCCAACCTCCCCGAGAAGGCCATCGACGCCTTTCGCTCCGCTGCGCCGTCCCTCCCGGCCCCCATCTCCCCGCTCCCTTTCAACGCCCTCCTCTCCACCTTTGTCCGTTGCCGCCGCTACCGCCGCGTCCCTGTCCTCTTCGCTGAGCTCTCCAAGGAGTTCTCGATCACCCCAGACGCCACATCCTATGCCATCCTTGTCAAGGCCTATTGCATGAACCGCGATGATGCTAAGGCGAAGCAAGTCTTGGATCTAATGCGTGAACAAGGTATCTCACCGACCGCCAGTATTTACACTTCGTTGATCGATTCCATGTATAAAAGGAAGATGACCAATGAGGCTGAGTCCTTGTGGAAGGAGATGGTAGAGAGTGGATGTGAGCCCGATGTGGTAACTTATAATGTGAAGGCCCTGTATTACATGGCACATGGGAAGCCAGAAGAGGTTATTGAGGTGATGACAGAGATGGAAGCGGCTGGACTGAAGCCGAACACCATCACCTACAATTACCTCATGATTAGCTATTGCAAGAGTGGCAAATTGGAGGATGCTAAGGTCCTTTACCACTCCCTAGCTGAGAAGGGGTGCTCGGCAGATGCTTACACGTACAAGCACATGTTAGCAGAGCTATGTGCCCATGGAGACTTTGATGCTGGGTTGGGCATCTTCAAGGATAGCTTAAAGAAGCGCAAAGTGCCAGATTTTAGGACAATGAAAAGGTTGGTGGAGGGATTGGCAAAGGGAGGAAGGGTGGCTGATGCCAAAGAGGTTATTGCAGAGGTAAAAAACATGTTCCCAGAGAATTTGCTGTCTGGGTGGAAGAAGGTTGAGAAGGAGCTTGGATTGGACTCAGATAGTGGAGGAACTCCTCAGTCGGAAGTTACATCTGGAGAAACTGTTGCTGAGGTTAGGCCTGATGCTGCAGAGACAGAGGCGCTTGAGCTGGAAGGATCTGCAACTGAGGAAACTGCTGTATCAGAagaatccagtgatgatgaagcttctGTGCCTGAAGCATCATCTAGTGAGGAAGTGCCACAAGGTCGTGCCTAA